The Alligator mississippiensis isolate rAllMis1 chromosome 8, rAllMis1, whole genome shotgun sequence genomic sequence GCTGCCCGCCCCGCCGCTGGCACCGCCAGCGCAGGATGGTCAAATGCACGGACTTGGCCGGCTTGCACAGCATGCCCTCGGGCACGGAGCACGACCGCTTGCTGTAGCAGCTGCCCACCTTGACGAAGCGGGGCCAGAAGCGGCTGCCCAGGTCGTTCCAGGTGTAGAGCACGGGGCAGAAGGTCTGCGaccagagccacagctgcagcttcctgcgCAGCTTCTTGCTCAGCCGGTGCTTCTTGCCCGGCTGCAGCCCGTCGGCAAACTCCAGCCCTTTGATGTCGCTGGGCATCGCCCCCGAGGGTCTCTGCCGGAGCAGCAAGTCCAGCTCGGCCAGGTCGTCCCCCCCGAGCCGCTCCTCGGGCACGGCGGTGGCCATGAAGTTGGCGTCGAAGTGCCCGCCCAGGAGGCTCCTGAGCAAGGTCTCGTTAAGATCCTTCTCCTTGGGGTCAAAGATAGGGTCCGGGTGCTCGATGAGGTCCACCAGGGGCAGGTTGTCGCTGGGCGCCGGGCGGATGTGCAGGTAGTGCTGGCAGGCGCCCTGCCCCATgcggagccccagcagcaccgcCAAGGCGTAGATGGTGGCCAGGCACTGGTTGTGCTCCATCCTCGGGGGCAGCCAACTGCATCCGCCACCGCGGCCGGGGGGGGGAGAGCCGAGCCGCCCGTCCCGACGGGGCGCCCCCGGCCCCCCAACAAggctccccccccgccccgcgctcgcAGCCTCTCCTCCGGCGCTGCCCGCGAGCGGGCTCCGTCCCGCGCCTGCTGCAGCACGAGGCGGCGGCagctggaggggtgtgtgtgtaggggggggtcttttggggggaggaggggggtttcttcttcttcttcttccccccccccacctccaccaccaccccagcGCTTTCCTTTTTTGCAAATGCTTCCCGGCCGGGCTCCTCTCGCAGGCTCCTCTCCGCCGCTCTGCACGGCGGCCGCGCACGTTGGCACCAGTTTGTCTGCTTTGCAAGGATCCAAAGCCTTTAAATTTCCTGCACTTTCAGCTCCATCACCATGGAAACCACCGACTCTCTGCTCACCCCCCcttccatgcaaaaaaaaaaaaaacccaaaaaaccacacacacgcacatgcacacacacgcacatgcacacgcacgcacccGCCCCGCCACCCCCGCAGCCCGCGGGGGATGCGCGTCTCTCCGGGAGGCCCCCCGGGTGCAGCGCCGCCAcccccaggcagggctggctgcagctgggcaaggcGGAGGGCTcccccccccttctgcccccccacATTTATTTATGGACTTATTGATCGGCTTCCCCAGTTCAGCGCTACCTGGCTGCTGGGGGCCCGTGATGCAATTGCTACTGAGCGCTGCTGCTGGCCGGGAGCCCGGCGGGGACCGGGCTGCACCGCCTCCCCCGCCGGCCCGGCTCCTGCCATGCACCGGGCGGAGCGAGCCCTCTGCTGGCTGCGGGGGAAGCCGCTGCCTTCTGCGCACCCGGGCACAGCTCTGCTCccgctcctgccctggccctggccctggccctgctccgcTCCCCGTGTGCACGCACAGACCCGGGGCAGGACGTGGTGCGCTGGGTTGCTCCTCTAACTGCATCCCAAGGACACAGCCACTCCGAGAAGTAACCACACCAACAACAActaataacaacagcaacaatgaATAGTAATAAAAGGACATCCTAACAGCTGTTCAGGAGGCGGTGGAAGTTAAAAACAAACCCTAAATGT encodes the following:
- the NOG gene encoding noggin; this encodes MEHNQCLATIYALAVLLGLRMGQGACQHYLHIRPAPSDNLPLVDLIEHPDPIFDPKEKDLNETLLRSLLGGHFDANFMATAVPEERLGGDDLAELDLLLRQRPSGAMPSDIKGLEFADGLQPGKKHRLSKKLRRKLQLWLWSQTFCPVLYTWNDLGSRFWPRFVKVGSCYSKRSCSVPEGMLCKPAKSVHLTILRWRCQRRGGQRCAWIPIQYPIISECKCSC